A genomic segment from Corythoichthys intestinalis isolate RoL2023-P3 chromosome 2, ASM3026506v1, whole genome shotgun sequence encodes:
- the lipt1 gene encoding lipoyltransferase 1, mitochondrial: protein MLSHIRETTYLFRDSLRMRSCKTLTQVNRACSTLLTDSSKGGLVLYSQSTDIYENLSLEDWIEANVDLYQRNVLLLWRNTPAVVIGRHQNPWKECNLSLMRRSGICLARRQSGGGTVFHDLGNLNLTFFASKKAYDRQRNLKVITGALNCLRPGLEVEATKRFDIFLKGHYKITGSASRISRKSSYHHCTLLHSSDHSALSPVLHSTCQGLHSNATPSVPSPVTNLVDHEPTLTWKELLDALADQHSAEFGGSAAMNLVNPADDAAFPGLGTKSAELRAWDWIFGKTPKFSVKTRLQMTDDISSAGRSIELCLEVKSGVIESCRLDVPTDWLPHSLTSELRGVLEGERFCPQRTAAAFSMLLRCESGEKQDRLRRLCDAILAIMGAP, encoded by the exons ATGTTGTCACACATCAGAGAGACAACGTATCTCTTCAGAGATTCTTTAAGGATGCGCAGTTGTAAAACACTGACTCAGGTGAATCGCGCCTGCAGCACTCTGTTAACCGACAGCAGCAAGGGGGGTCTTGTCCTATATTCCCAGTCAACCGACATATATGAGAACCTTTCCCTGGAGGACTGGATTGAGGCCAACGTCGACCTGTATCAACGCAACGTTTTGTTGCTGTGGCGTAACACGCCAGCCGTGGTTATTGGGCGACACCAGAATCCATGGAAGGAGTGCAACCTGTCGCTCATGAGGCGTTCTGGGATATGTTTGGCACGCAGACAGAGTGGTGGAGGGACAGTCTTCCATGACCTAGGGAACCTGAACTTGACCTTCTTTGCTTCAAAGAAGGCGTACGACCGCCAGAGGAACCTGAAAGTCATCACTGGGGCCCTGAATTGTCTCCGGCCTGGACTAGAGGTTGAAGCTACTAAAAGATTCGACATATTCCTGAAGGGGCACTACAAAATCACAG GAAGTGCCTCTAGAATTAGCCGTAAGTCATCCTACCATCATTGCACCCTGCTGCACTCGTCCGACCACTCGGCCCTCTCCCCCGTGTTGCACTCCACCTGCCAGGGCCTCCACAGCAACGCCACGCCTAGTGTGCCCTCTCCTGTGACCAACTTGGTGGATCATGAACCCACACTGACATGGAAGGAGCTACTAGATGCACTGGCTGATCAGCACAGTGCAG AATTTGGCGGCAGTGCTGCAATGAATCTGGTGAATCCGGCTGATGATGCTGCGTTTCCAGGTCTCGGCACCAAGTCTGCAGAGTTGCGAGCATGGGACTGGATCTTTGGAAAGACGCCCAAGTTCAGCGTTAAAACGAGACTTCAAATGACAGACGATATTTCCTCAGCAGGACGCTCGATCGAGCTGTGTTTAGAAGTGAAAAGCGGTGTGATTGAGAGCTGTAGGTTAGATGTTCCCACTGACTGGCTTCCACACAGTTTGACTAGTGAGCTGAGGGGCGTGCTAGAGGGAGAGCGATTTTGTCCACAACGTACTGCTGCAGCTTTTTCGATGCTGTTGCGATGTGAGAGCGGTGAAAAGCAGGACAGACTGCGGAGACTTTGTGATGCCATATTGGCTATAATGGGCGCACCATAA